From Desulfovibrio desulfuricans, a single genomic window includes:
- the bioC gene encoding malonyl-ACP O-methyltransferase BioC yields the protein MSASSVRRRFSAASASYDAEAQAQRQIASRLWALAAPYIPRGAAILEIGAGTGLLTQHILSAQPSSLTVNDLYTSPQVQALTQQQPDVLFCREGDAETLDFCGPYDAICSASTVQWFADIEDFLHRCARYLPKGGLLAFSSFLPGNLYEVAELTGVGLDYPDAAALQGYLEQDFELVAMEQGEITLDFASPHDVLLHLKHTGVTGIKSVGWNKRKYLEFVDGYTSRYSMGQGVRLTYRPVYVVALSKRLG from the coding sequence ATGAGTGCTTCATCAGTCAGGCGGCGCTTCAGCGCTGCTTCCGCAAGTTATGATGCTGAGGCCCAGGCCCAACGGCAGATTGCCTCGCGCCTCTGGGCATTGGCAGCACCATACATTCCCCGTGGTGCAGCCATACTGGAAATAGGCGCGGGCACGGGCCTGCTGACGCAGCATATCCTGAGCGCACAGCCCAGCAGCCTCACCGTCAACGATCTTTATACCAGCCCGCAAGTGCAGGCCCTTACGCAGCAACAGCCAGACGTGCTTTTCTGCCGCGAGGGGGATGCGGAAACGCTGGACTTCTGCGGCCCGTATGACGCCATTTGCAGTGCCTCAACCGTGCAGTGGTTTGCGGATATTGAAGATTTTTTGCACCGTTGCGCCCGGTATCTGCCCAAGGGCGGGCTACTGGCCTTCAGCAGTTTTTTGCCCGGTAACCTGTACGAAGTTGCCGAACTTACGGGTGTTGGGCTGGACTATCCCGATGCTGCCGCTCTGCAAGGCTATCTTGAGCAGGATTTTGAACTGGTTGCAATGGAGCAGGGCGAAATCACGCTGGATTTTGCCAGCCCGCATGACGTGCTGCTGCACCTGAAGCATACTGGCGTAACGGGCATCAAGTCTGTGGGCTGGAACAAACGCAAATATCTTGAATTTGTTGACGGTTACACTTCCCGCTACAGCATGGGGCAGGGGGTTCGGCTGACTTATCGGCCAGTGTACGTTGTTGCCCTGTCCAAGAGACTGGGGTAG
- a CDS encoding pimeloyl-ACP methyl esterase BioG family protein has protein sequence MNIDFLRLAGCPTLELFFAGWGMDSRPFAWAADSPHTAHCDFAVCYDYSDMTLDAEALRSYSEVRVRAWSLGVYAASLVLPGLHCAVSSALAINGTLTPVDDTLGIPVAVYDATLENLSAESVDRFNRRMCGAHRAVFEARRSPHSLARSVDSLLAELRHIRECSARPGRVQFTGWNMAILSKRDRIFPIANMRKAWSAIPVLELDEPHYMPDIPFVSVELP, from the coding sequence ATGAATATTGATTTTTTGCGGCTCGCCGGTTGTCCGACCCTGGAACTGTTTTTTGCCGGGTGGGGCATGGACAGCCGCCCCTTTGCCTGGGCTGCGGATTCCCCGCATACCGCGCACTGCGATTTTGCCGTGTGTTATGACTATTCTGACATGACGCTGGATGCGGAGGCCCTGCGCTCTTACAGCGAGGTGCGGGTGCGGGCATGGTCGCTTGGCGTATATGCGGCCTCTCTGGTCTTGCCGGGCTTGCACTGTGCTGTGAGCAGCGCCCTTGCTATTAACGGAACGCTCACGCCTGTTGATGATACTCTTGGCATACCGGTGGCGGTCTATGATGCCACGCTTGAGAACCTTTCCGCCGAAAGCGTGGATCGTTTTAACCGGCGCATGTGCGGCGCGCACCGGGCCGTTTTTGAAGCGCGCAGATCACCACACAGTTTGGCACGCAGCGTGGATTCACTGCTGGCGGAGCTGAGGCATATCAGGGAATGTTCTGCCCGCCCGGGCAGGGTGCAGTTTACTGGCTGGAACATGGCAATTCTGAGCAAAAGAGACAGGATATTTCCCATTGCAAACATGCGCAAAGCCTGGTCTGCAATTCCGGTGCTGGAGCTGGACGAGCCGCACTATATGCCGGATATTCCTTTTGTATCTGTAGAACTGCCATGA
- the larB gene encoding nickel pincer cofactor biosynthesis protein LarB — MSGGSLEKLLTDIRDGSLSVADGMNLLRESSVLDLGHTKFDLQRPARNGFPEVIYGEGKTPEQVGEIFLRVGDRSNVLATRVSAEMAAHVQSVCPNAEYNPLGRALTLVVKPIVWKQGEVAIVTAGTSDLPVAEEARETCRMLGVRAKILADVGVAGIHRLINNLPEVLAARAVIVIAGMEGALASVVGGLVPQPVVAVPTSVGYGASFAGLSALLGMLTSCASGVTVTNIDNGFGAACAACRIINACEGNSKT, encoded by the coding sequence ATGTCAGGTGGTTCACTGGAAAAACTGCTCACAGATATCAGGGACGGAAGCCTCTCTGTTGCCGATGGCATGAATCTGCTGCGCGAGAGTTCGGTGCTTGATCTTGGGCACACCAAGTTTGATTTGCAGCGTCCGGCGCGCAATGGCTTTCCTGAGGTCATTTACGGCGAGGGCAAAACCCCTGAGCAGGTGGGCGAAATATTCCTCCGCGTGGGCGACCGCAGCAATGTGCTGGCCACAAGGGTTTCGGCAGAAATGGCGGCCCATGTGCAGTCGGTGTGCCCCAATGCCGAATACAATCCTCTTGGGCGCGCCCTTACGCTGGTCGTCAAGCCCATTGTCTGGAAGCAGGGCGAAGTTGCCATTGTTACCGCGGGCACCTCTGACCTGCCCGTGGCGGAAGAAGCCCGTGAGACCTGCCGCATGCTTGGCGTGCGCGCAAAAATTCTTGCAGATGTGGGCGTGGCGGGCATCCACCGCCTGATCAACAACTTGCCGGAGGTGCTTGCCGCCCGCGCCGTCATTGTGATTGCGGGCATGGAGGGCGCACTGGCGAGCGTGGTCGGCGGTCTGGTGCCGCAGCCCGTTGTGGCGGTTCCCACCTCTGTGGGCTATGGGGCATCGTTTGCGGGGTTGTCCGCCTTGCTTGGCATGCTCACCTCCTGCGCCAGCGGCGTCACTGTGACCAATATCGACAACGGCTTCGGCGCTGCCTGCGCCGCCTGCCGCATTATCAATGCCTGCGAGGGCAACAGTAAAACCTAA
- a CDS encoding aldo/keto reductase — protein sequence MDKNDKSSGVSRRRLLQAAGAGVAGGAVLYGLDKLRLLPSFEQPKPVPPAERMTCRVNPKNGDKVSLLGFGCMRFPMLPGADSPTGPEVNEQGAFALVDYAIAHGVNYFDTAWPYHRGVSESVIGKALQHYPRKSFYLADKMPTFLMPTREQAREIFEKQLEKCKVEYFDYYLLHAIQSVEAYQTVYEKNGVLEYLLEEKKKGRIRNLGWSFHGNAPTLEYLLSRDVAWDFAMVQLNYHDMLHEYKIAPNQAKFIPKDPAPTQWMFEKMQQSGLPLIVMEPLLGGRLARLNKKALAILQAERPEASGASWAFRYVAGLPNVITMLSGMTYMEHLQDNLRALAPYEPLSGREMEVLKAALNVFLTQSNIRCTTCGYCMPCPYGVDIPSVFAHFNRCLDDELIPKGTRDPDYEKARRAYLVEYERSVPELRQAARCTGCGKCLTHCPQMIAIPDEMARLGKFVENLRTRQG from the coding sequence ATGGACAAGAATGATAAGTCTTCCGGGGTATCGCGGCGCCGCCTTTTACAGGCCGCGGGGGCAGGCGTTGCAGGGGGCGCGGTGCTTTACGGGCTGGACAAGCTGCGCCTTTTGCCCAGTTTTGAGCAGCCAAAGCCCGTGCCGCCTGCGGAAAGGATGACCTGCCGCGTCAATCCCAAGAATGGGGACAAGGTATCGCTGCTGGGTTTTGGCTGCATGCGCTTTCCCATGCTGCCGGGTGCAGACAGCCCCACCGGGCCGGAAGTGAACGAGCAGGGGGCCTTTGCCCTTGTGGACTATGCCATTGCCCACGGGGTGAACTATTTTGATACGGCGTGGCCGTATCATCGCGGCGTTTCAGAAAGCGTCATTGGCAAGGCCTTGCAGCACTACCCCCGCAAGAGCTTTTATCTGGCCGACAAAATGCCCACGTTTCTTATGCCCACAAGGGAGCAGGCCAGGGAAATTTTTGAAAAGCAGCTTGAAAAATGCAAGGTAGAATACTTCGATTACTATTTGCTGCACGCAATACAGTCTGTTGAGGCGTATCAGACCGTTTACGAAAAGAACGGCGTGCTCGAATATCTGCTTGAAGAGAAAAAGAAAGGCCGCATTCGCAACCTTGGCTGGTCGTTTCACGGCAATGCGCCAACGCTGGAATATCTGCTCTCGCGTGACGTTGCGTGGGATTTTGCCATGGTGCAGCTCAATTATCACGACATGCTGCACGAATACAAAATTGCGCCCAATCAGGCAAAATTCATTCCCAAAGACCCAGCGCCCACGCAGTGGATGTTTGAAAAAATGCAGCAAAGCGGCCTGCCGCTGATTGTCATGGAGCCTCTGCTTGGCGGTCGGCTTGCCCGGCTGAACAAAAAGGCGCTAGCCATCCTGCAGGCGGAAAGGCCCGAGGCCTCGGGCGCATCGTGGGCCTTCAGGTATGTGGCGGGCTTGCCCAACGTGATCACCATGCTGAGCGGCATGACCTACATGGAACACCTTCAGGACAACCTGCGGGCGCTGGCTCCTTACGAGCCGCTTTCCGGCCGCGAAATGGAGGTTCTCAAAGCGGCGCTGAATGTTTTTCTGACCCAGTCAAACATCCGCTGCACCACGTGCGGCTATTGCATGCCATGTCCCTATGGCGTTGATATCCCGTCTGTATTTGCCCACTTTAACCGTTGCCTTGACGATGAGCTGATCCCCAAGGGGACGCGCGACCCTGACTATGAAAAGGCCCGCCGGGCCTACCTTGTGGAATATGAGCGTTCAGTCCCCGAGTTGCGGCAGGCGGCGCGCTGCACAGGGTGCGGCAAATGCCTCACGCATTGCCCGCAGATGATCGCCATCCCGGATGAAATGGCCCGGTTGGGCAAGTTTGTTGAAAATCTGAGAACAAGGCAGGGATAG
- a CDS encoding aminotransferase class I/II-fold pyridoxal phosphate-dependent enzyme: protein MMQYTQWLDEKKQNGSLRALRNIDAVRREKEQAGAPFINLSSNDYLSLGDDADLRKEFWSQQDASTLRMSACSSRLLTGTCDQQEAFERELATAYGAEAALVFGSGYHANQGILPAVCTSRTLILADKLVHASLIDGIRMSEGKCIRFRHNDYAQLEMLVEKHVADYENIIIVTESIFSMDGDACDLPRLVALKKANPTVQLYVDEAHAVGVRGAKGLGCCEEQGCAADIDFLVGTMGKAWASLGAYVICSSALREYLVNTVRPFIFTTALPPVNIAWSRFVLAKFASAEVAARREHLAGLAGMLHAFTDGLGQSVRSTSQIVPVITGENQRTLAIAGHLQREGFYIMGIRPPTVPAGSSRLRISLTAGTAREEVESLIALLNRLLHEY, encoded by the coding sequence ATGATGCAATATACACAGTGGCTTGATGAAAAAAAGCAGAACGGCAGCCTGCGCGCCCTGCGCAATATTGATGCAGTGCGGCGCGAGAAGGAGCAGGCCGGAGCGCCCTTCATCAACCTCAGCTCCAACGATTATCTTTCACTTGGCGACGATGCCGACCTGCGGAAGGAATTCTGGTCGCAACAGGATGCTTCCACCCTGCGCATGAGCGCCTGTTCTTCGCGCCTGCTCACGGGCACCTGCGACCAGCAGGAGGCTTTTGAGCGGGAACTGGCGACGGCCTATGGCGCGGAGGCCGCACTGGTGTTCGGCAGCGGCTACCACGCCAATCAGGGCATTCTGCCCGCCGTGTGTACAAGCCGCACGCTTATTCTGGCCGACAAGCTGGTGCATGCCAGCCTTATTGACGGCATCCGCATGAGCGAGGGAAAGTGCATCCGCTTCAGGCACAATGACTACGCCCAGCTTGAAATGCTGGTGGAAAAGCACGTTGCAGATTACGAGAACATCATCATCGTCACCGAATCCATTTTCAGCATGGACGGCGATGCCTGCGATCTGCCCCGGCTGGTGGCGCTGAAAAAGGCCAACCCCACTGTGCAGCTTTATGTAGATGAGGCCCACGCCGTGGGTGTGCGCGGCGCAAAGGGGCTTGGCTGCTGCGAGGAGCAGGGCTGCGCGGCGGACATTGATTTTCTGGTGGGCACCATGGGCAAGGCCTGGGCCTCGCTGGGCGCGTATGTGATCTGCTCGTCAGCACTGCGGGAATACCTTGTTAATACCGTGCGCCCGTTTATTTTTACCACGGCCCTGCCCCCGGTCAACATTGCCTGGAGCCGCTTTGTGCTTGCGAAGTTTGCCAGCGCCGAGGTTGCGGCCCGCAGGGAGCATCTTGCCGGGCTGGCGGGCATGCTGCATGCTTTTACTGATGGCCTTGGGCAATCGGTGCGCAGCACCTCGCAGATCGTGCCCGTCATTACGGGCGAAAACCAGCGCACACTTGCCATTGCCGGGCATTTACAGCGCGAGGGTTTTTACATTATGGGCATACGCCCGCCCACGGTGCCTGCGGGCAGCTCGCGCCTGCGTATTTCGCTCACAGCCGGAACCGCGCGTGAGGAGGTTGAATCCCTCATAGCCCTGCTGAACAGGTTGCTGCATGAATATTGA
- a CDS encoding AraC family transcriptional regulator yields MPQQDKEKCDMLNIQRQALARNIARQTEQNHRLETAVPGLVLVRYEAPTQPASCMYEPTICLVAQGAKRVMLGDEEYLYDANHYLISSVGLPVVANVVEASPEVPLLGMVLKLDMRMLAQMMVDSNLPVTRAAKSGRGMRVSEVCMPLLNAFQRLLDLHDHPQDIAVLSPLIHKEILYRLLLGEQGHYLRQIVAAGSHGFQIAQAIDWLKKNYVQPLKIDSLARQIGMSTSTFHLHFRAMTSMSPLQYQKWMRLHEARRLMFMEHLDATSAAFQVGYESPSQFSREYRRQFGTPPLRDIKGLISTQSDCSSGSHKTM; encoded by the coding sequence ATGCCCCAGCAAGACAAAGAAAAATGCGACATGCTCAATATTCAGCGGCAGGCGCTGGCCCGCAACATTGCCCGCCAGACCGAGCAAAACCACCGTCTGGAAACGGCAGTGCCGGGCCTTGTGCTTGTGCGGTACGAAGCGCCGACCCAGCCCGCAAGCTGCATGTATGAGCCAACTATCTGCCTTGTTGCTCAGGGTGCCAAGCGCGTTATGCTGGGGGATGAAGAATATCTGTATGATGCCAACCACTACCTGATTTCATCTGTCGGCTTGCCGGTGGTGGCAAATGTGGTGGAGGCCAGCCCGGAAGTGCCGCTGCTGGGCATGGTGCTCAAGCTTGATATGCGCATGCTGGCCCAGATGATGGTGGACAGCAATCTGCCGGTCACACGCGCGGCAAAATCCGGGCGCGGCATGCGGGTCAGCGAGGTGTGCATGCCCTTGCTCAACGCCTTTCAGCGGCTGCTTGACCTGCACGACCACCCGCAGGATATCGCCGTGCTCTCGCCCCTGATTCACAAAGAGATACTTTATCGCCTTCTGCTGGGCGAACAGGGGCATTATCTGCGCCAGATCGTAGCTGCTGGCAGCCATGGCTTCCAGATCGCGCAGGCCATTGACTGGCTCAAGAAAAACTACGTCCAGCCCTTGAAGATAGACAGCCTTGCCAGACAGATCGGCATGAGCACCTCAACCTTTCATCTCCATTTTCGCGCCATGACCAGCATGAGCCCGCTGCAATACCAAAAGTGGATGCGCCTGCACGAGGCCAGACGCCTCATGTTCATGGAGCATCTGGACGCCACCAGCGCCGCCTTTCAGGTGGGGTACGAAAGCCCCTCGCAATTCAGCCGCGAATATCGCCGCCAGTTCGGCACGCCGCCCCTGCGCGACATTAAGGGGCTGATCAGCACCCAAAGCGACTGCTCATCCGGCAGCCACAAAACAATGTGA
- a CDS encoding flavodoxin family protein: MKNILIFCGSPRKGGNSDLLCEQFMAGAQEAGHKVEKIFVQEHKIAPCLGCGYCQSHEGACVQKDGMETMLEKMIKADVLVLASPVYFYSVSAQIKALMDRTVARYTEIKNKIMYYIIAAADPDLSHMERTIECFRGFAYCLEGSVEKGVVYGVGAWNKGDIKGSPSMAQAFEMGKNV; encoded by the coding sequence ATGAAAAACATCCTGATTTTTTGCGGCAGCCCGCGCAAGGGCGGTAATTCTGATCTCTTGTGCGAGCAGTTTATGGCGGGAGCGCAAGAGGCAGGCCATAAGGTGGAAAAGATTTTTGTGCAGGAACATAAAATCGCTCCATGTCTTGGCTGTGGGTACTGCCAGAGCCATGAGGGAGCCTGCGTGCAAAAGGATGGCATGGAAACCATGCTGGAAAAAATGATCAAGGCCGATGTTCTTGTGCTGGCCTCGCCCGTGTATTTCTATTCTGTGAGCGCGCAGATAAAAGCCCTCATGGACAGGACAGTTGCTCGCTACACTGAAATCAAGAACAAGATCATGTATTACATTATTGCCGCTGCGGACCCTGATTTGTCGCACATGGAGCGAACCATCGAGTGCTTCAGGGGTTTTGCCTACTGCCTTGAAGGATCGGTGGAAAAGGGCGTTGTGTACGGCGTTGGCGCGTGGAACAAGGGTGATATAAAGGGCTCCCCCAGCATGGCGCAGGCCTTTGAAATGGGCAAAAACGTGTAG
- a CDS encoding 4Fe-4S binding protein: MLRIVRIVLAALCFAAICLLFVDVSGLFAPSLAFMAKVQLVPALLAGSLGIVAGIALLTLVFGRVYCSALCPLGVVQDIIGARAGKYRFRYSSPRSLLRLAFLGLFAFSLLAGVPLVFSLLEPYSAFGRMAADLLAPLWATGSNALAWASERAGNYGVAPTLVWQKGWAALAAAAVTLAVVGVLSWRFGRLWCNAVCPVGTVLGFLSRFSLFQPRINESACKKCGLCEKACKASCIDAESGSVDASRCVACFNCVGVCLHGAISYASRLSKGHAEEHIQPQAIAPAGTAAEGKLNGARRSVLAALVGVAVPGLAFGRSVSAIPALTRRQSHERQTAIVPPGAQSAQMLGARCTGCQLCVSACPNQVLRASDMGSGMLQPTLSFERGYCRVNCVTCSEVCPAGAIRPITPAVKSSMQIGRAVIALESCITVTDKVACTACAKICPPRVINLVGPDDAPKKPVVDAERCTGCGACEYVCPARPFAAIHVEGVAEQRRI, from the coding sequence ATGTTACGGATCGTTCGCATCGTGCTGGCCGCGCTCTGTTTTGCTGCAATCTGCCTGCTGTTTGTGGATGTGAGCGGGCTGTTTGCGCCATCGCTTGCCTTTATGGCAAAGGTGCAGCTTGTGCCTGCCCTGCTGGCGGGTAGTCTGGGTATTGTGGCGGGCATAGCCCTGCTGACGCTGGTGTTTGGCAGAGTCTATTGCTCGGCCTTGTGCCCACTTGGCGTGGTGCAGGACATTATCGGCGCAAGGGCGGGCAAGTACCGCTTCCGCTACTCCTCCCCGCGTAGCCTGCTGCGGCTGGCGTTTCTTGGCCTTTTTGCATTTTCCCTGCTGGCGGGCGTGCCGCTGGTTTTTTCGCTGCTTGAACCTTACAGCGCCTTTGGCCGTATGGCGGCTGATCTGCTGGCCCCCCTTTGGGCAACAGGCAGCAACGCGCTAGCCTGGGCCTCCGAACGGGCGGGAAACTATGGTGTGGCTCCCACGCTGGTGTGGCAAAAAGGTTGGGCAGCACTGGCAGCAGCGGCTGTCACCCTTGCCGTGGTTGGGGTCTTGTCATGGCGTTTCGGGCGGTTGTGGTGCAATGCGGTCTGCCCTGTGGGAACTGTTCTGGGATTTCTGAGCCGATTTTCCCTGTTCCAGCCCCGCATAAACGAAAGCGCGTGTAAAAAATGCGGCCTGTGCGAAAAGGCCTGCAAAGCATCCTGTATTGATGCAGAATCTGGAAGCGTTGATGCAAGCCGTTGCGTGGCCTGCTTCAATTGCGTGGGGGTATGCCTTCACGGGGCCATCAGCTATGCCTCCAGGCTGTCAAAAGGACATGCGGAGGAGCACATACAGCCACAGGCTATAGCCCCTGCGGGAACAGCGGCAGAAGGCAAGCTTAATGGCGCACGGCGCAGCGTGCTTGCAGCTCTGGTTGGCGTTGCCGTACCAGGGCTTGCCTTTGGCCGAAGCGTTTCGGCCATTCCGGCGCTTACCCGCAGGCAGAGCCATGAGCGGCAAACGGCCATTGTGCCGCCGGGGGCGCAGTCCGCGCAGATGCTTGGCGCGCGCTGCACCGGGTGTCAGCTCTGCGTTTCTGCCTGTCCCAATCAGGTGTTGCGGGCATCGGATATGGGCAGCGGCATGCTGCAACCCACGCTTTCATTTGAGCGGGGTTATTGCCGCGTCAACTGCGTGACCTGCTCGGAGGTTTGCCCCGCTGGGGCCATACGGCCCATTACTCCGGCAGTAAAAAGCTCCATGCAGATCGGGCGGGCCGTCATTGCCCTTGAGAGCTGTATAACCGTGACGGACAAGGTAGCCTGCACTGCCTGCGCCAAAATATGCCCGCCACGGGTGATAAATCTGGTGGGGCCGGATGATGCCCCCAAAAAGCCGGTTGTGGATGCGGAGCGCTGCACTGGCTGCGGCGCATGTGAATATGTTTGCCCGGCGCGCCCTTTTGCCGCAATCCATGTGGAGGGTGTTGCGGAGCAGAGGCGTATCTGA